TCAGAGGTTTCGTCTATCATTTCAGTTTCGGATTGCGCCAGCGCGGCAATTACGGTTTCGACGGCTTCTTCACCTACTTTTTGGGCGATCTTGTTCAGACCTTTATTGCGTAATTTATTGACGTATGAGCCTTCCTGTGGATTCTGATAGCGATCATTAACGATCTGTTCCAGTTGCAGGATGAAATTCTGATTATAATCCGTATTGAAACAACTGCGGGCGCCCGTATGACAGGTAGGGCCGTCGGCCGTTACTTTTATCAGCAGGGTATCGTTATCGCAATCTTCAGCTATGCTTTTTACATGCAGAAAGTTGTTGCTGGTTTCCCCTTTGGTCCACAGCCGGTTCTTCGAGCGCGAAAAGAAGGTAACTATATTTTCAGCAACGGTTTTATCGTAGGCTTCCCGGTTCATATAACCCAGCATCAGTACTTCCAGTGTATGCTCGTCCTGTATAATTACCGGGACCAGCCCGTCGCCTTTGTTGAAATCGATATTCATTTAGTTTTTGAAGTATTAAGGTAACAGGTATCGAGTTTTAACTAAAGAGAGCCATTTTTTATAATTATCCATTTGTGTTTGGTCAAAATTCTCAGAATATCTTTCAATTGTCTCAATACACTCGTCTACGACTGATACATTATAATTGAGCCCTATTAATTTCCGTTCCTTTTCAGGTCGAAATTCTTCTAAAATCAAAACAGAAGCCCATAAATTAATATAATATTGCCACTCCATGAGAAAGCCAATAAAAATGGATAGCTCGAGTGAATTAGCTAAAGAAGATAGTTTTTGATAAAGCTCGCCTCTGCCTATTTCGATATTAAATGGGCGTTGTTTGTCGAAATAAGCATTTCTGCAGGTCCGTAAGAAACTATCTGAATAGCTATTCATGTTTTAATTAGTCTGCCTCACCTCTATATTGTTCTTTCTCAAAACCTCCTTCAGATCCGGTATCAAAATCTCGCCATAATGAAAAACCGAAGCCGCCAAAGCCGCATCCACATTGGTTTGCTCAAACACATCCACAAAATGCTGTACCGAACCGGCACCGCCTGACGCGATCACCGGTATATGCACCGCATCGTTTATTTTTTTAAGGAAGCTATTATCAAATCCACCCTTAGTGCCATCGTGGTCCATGGATGTAAGCAGGATCTCGCCTGCACCGCGACTTTCAGCTTCCAGTATCCAGTCAAATGTTTCTTTTTCGGTTGCTATGCGGCCGCCGTTCAGGTGTACCAGGTTTTGATCGCCAACACGCCGGGTATCCACCGCCACGATAACAAACTGCACCCCGAAAGCTTTTGCCAGCTCATCTATCAGAGCCGGGTTGCGCACTGCAGCCGAATTGATGGATATTTTATCAGCTCCTGCCTCAAGCAAGGCGTCCGCGTCGGCAATTTCGTTGATGCCCCCACCAATAGTGAAAGGGATGTTGATCTGTCTTGCAACGGCTTTTACCAGTTCGACCATGGTCTTCCGGCGCTCGTGTGTGGCGGTAATATCCAAAAAAACCAATTCATCGGCACCTTGCTGCGAATAGTTCCAGGCCAGTTCAACCGGGTCGCCCGCATCGCGCAGATCGACGAAGTTGACGCCTTTTACAGTGCGGCCATCTTTAACATCCAGGCAAGGGATTATTCTCTTTGAAAGCACGGGGTCGGGGGCTTTATATTGAAATAAGTGACTTCAAGTTCCAGTTTTTGATCTCTTCGATAGTGATCTTCCCCTCATAAATGGCCTTGCCAACCACGCACGATTCAACCTTGATCTTACTCAGCTGGATAATATCCTTCATTGAACTTACGCCACCTGAAGCTATAAGTTTAATGAACGGCGAATGGTCAAGCAGTTTTTGATACAGGTCGACACCGGCGCCGCCCAATTTTCCGTCTTTGTTAATGTCAGTGCAAAGGAACCGGAAGAAACCCAACTGCAGGCATTTATCAACGTAATCCATTAGTTTAATGGGCGAACTTTCCATCCAGCCCGAATATTTGATCACTTCGTCAAGTACATCGATAGCGACGATCACCTGGTCCGAACACTTGTCCTTACCGCATATTTCCTGGGCAAGACTGGTCAAAAAGTTAGGGTTGGTGATAGCTTGTGTACCTACAATAACGCGGAAAACTCCCGCGTCGATAAGCTCCTTAACTTTATCAATGCTCCTGATTCCGCCGCCATATTGAACCTTCATATCGGTTTTACGGATAACATCAAACAGGTATTGCTGGTTGCTGAAATCATTAC
Above is a window of Mucilaginibacter ginsenosidivorans DNA encoding:
- a CDS encoding 1-(5-phosphoribosyl)-5-[(5-phosphoribosylamino)methylideneamino]imidazole-4-carboxamide isomerase — translated: MYIIPAIDILNKKVVRLREGDYEQVTEYDVTLEEMIEQYQSYGTDMIHIIDLNGARNDFSNQQYLFDVIRKTDMKVQYGGGIRSIDKVKELIDAGVFRVIVGTQAITNPNFLTSLAQEICGKDKCSDQVIVAIDVLDEVIKYSGWMESSPIKLMDYVDKCLQLGFFRFLCTDINKDGKLGGAGVDLYQKLLDHSPFIKLIASGGVSSMKDIIQLSKIKVESCVVGKAIYEGKITIEEIKNWNLKSLISI
- the hisIE gene encoding bifunctional phosphoribosyl-AMP cyclohydrolase/phosphoribosyl-ATP diphosphatase HisIE → MNIDFNKGDGLVPVIIQDEHTLEVLMLGYMNREAYDKTVAENIVTFFSRSKNRLWTKGETSNNFLHVKSIAEDCDNDTLLIKVTADGPTCHTGARSCFNTDYNQNFILQLEQIVNDRYQNPQEGSYVNKLRNKGLNKIAQKVGEEAVETVIAALAQSETEMIDETSDLIFHLIVLLREKGLSLETIAKNLEERHK
- the hisF gene encoding imidazole glycerol phosphate synthase subunit HisF — its product is MLSKRIIPCLDVKDGRTVKGVNFVDLRDAGDPVELAWNYSQQGADELVFLDITATHERRKTMVELVKAVARQINIPFTIGGGINEIADADALLEAGADKISINSAAVRNPALIDELAKAFGVQFVIVAVDTRRVGDQNLVHLNGGRIATEKETFDWILEAESRGAGEILLTSMDHDGTKGGFDNSFLKKINDAVHIPVIASGGAGSVQHFVDVFEQTNVDAALAASVFHYGEILIPDLKEVLRKNNIEVRQTN